In Panthera tigris isolate Pti1 chromosome C1, P.tigris_Pti1_mat1.1, whole genome shotgun sequence, the following proteins share a genomic window:
- the ZNF691 gene encoding LOW QUALITY PROTEIN: zinc finger protein 691 (The sequence of the model RefSeq protein was modified relative to this genomic sequence to represent the inferred CDS: deleted 1 base in 1 codon), whose amino-acid sequence MGSEKEKEQNPEQHLPEEGEWGKPWRVEDSEGFRIPDGEKEHEQESLSEGPREIHPKKPLQKVTDPAREPGGPMAHPRPEIDEKPFICAQCGKTFNNTSNLRTHQRIHTGEKPYKCSECGKSFSRSSNRIRHERIHLEEKHYKCPKCQESFRRRSDLTTHQQDHLGKRPYRCDLCGKSFSQSATLAVHHRTHLEPAPYICCECGKSFSNSSSFGVHHRTHTGERPYECTECGRTFSDISNFGAHQRTHRGEKPYWCTLCGKHFSRSSNLIRHQKTHMGEQAGKDAS is encoded by the exons ATGGGCAgtgagaaggagaaggagcagaatCCAGAACAGCACCTGCCTGAGGAAGGGGAATGGGGTAAGCCTTGGAGAGTGGAGGACTCGGAGGGTTTTCGGATCCCAGAtggagagaaggagcatgagcaagagagccTGTCAGAAGGTCCACGAGAGATCCACCCA AAAAAACCGTTGCAGAAAGTCACCGACCCCGCCAGAGAGCCCGGGGGCCCCATGGCTCACCCAAGGCCCGAGATCGACGAGAAGCCCTTTATATGTGCCCAGTGTGGCAAAACCTTCAATAATACCTCCAACCTGAGAACACACCAGCGGATCCACACCGGCGAGAAACCTTACAAGTGTTCTGAATGTGGCAAGAGCTTCTCGAGAAGCTCCAACCGCATCCGGCACGAGCGGATCCACCTGGAAGAGAAGCACTACAAATGTCCCAAGTGTCAGGAGAGCTTTCGGCGGCGCTCAGACCTTACCACGCACCAACAAGATCACCTGGGCAAGCGGCCGTACCGCTGTGACCTCTGTGGCAAGAGCTTCAGCCAGAGTGCCACGCTGGCGGTGCATCACCGGACGCACCTGGAGCCAGCGCCCTACATCTGCTGTGAGTGCGGCAAGAGCTTCAGCAACAGCTCCAGCTTCGGTGTGCACCACCGCACGCACACGGGCGAGAGGCCCTATGAGTGCACCGAGTGTGGGCGGACCTTCAGCGACATCTCCAACTTTGGAGCACACCAGAGGACCCACAGAGGGGAGAAGCCCTACTGGTGCACTCTGTGTGGGAAACACTTCTCCCGGAGCTCCAACCTTATCCGCCACCAGAAAACGCACATGGGAGAGCAGGCTGGGAAAGACGCCAGCTGA